A region from the Triticum aestivum cultivar Chinese Spring chromosome 3D, IWGSC CS RefSeq v2.1, whole genome shotgun sequence genome encodes:
- the LOC123074988 gene encoding transcription factor DUO1-like, whose translation MASLGDMLLNQELAAVAAMSADAHGRFERYTLSPAHGFPHFQQAGSAPAGFPDTGLLVSGFGMPPSTFIMPEGTHAAAGYGAEAVPVEIPVVRRQRPAARNDGATPFRGPWTEEEDEVLRRLVDEHGEHKWATISEHLPGRIGKQCRERWTNHVRPGIKKEHIWTEADDILLIDAHKVHGNRWSSIARCLPGRSENAVKNHWNATRRSLKSKRRFKKKTSQQAAPGQFTLLEEYIRDKMMADENVAPPSPSAGVAYDGQIVPGAAAMLAVSSPHGMGQYLHPANAAGSSSQAGMMNLSVPLPDLNAYSGEMLERYYYPTYSNNLLPYGPEPAFPQMFSAQGRMHAACTNLNLFPLPQHPGGGYYGSETGRSSAGGSSDQDEDVAQMASREFQTSEDEATLDLTGFN comes from the exons ATGGCGTCGTTGGGGGACATGCTTTTGAACCAGGAGCTGGCGGCGGTGGCAGCCATGTCGGCGGACGCGCACGGCAGGTTCGAAAGGTACACCCTGAGCCCTGCCCATGGTTTTCCCCACTTCCAGCAAGCTGGCAGCGCTCCGGCAGGATTCCCCGACACGGGATTGCTCGTTTCCGGCTTCGGCATGCCTCCCTCCACCTTCATCATGCCGGAGGGGACCCACGCGGCCGCCGGTTATGGCGCTGAGGCCGTCCCGGTGGAGATCCCCGTGGTCCGGCGACAGAGACCTGCCGCCAGGAACGATGGGGCGACACCGTTCAGAGGACCGTGGACGGAGGAAGAGGATGA AGTTCTCAGGAGATTGGTCGATGAGCATGGCGAACATAAGTGGGCGACCATTTCAGAGCACCTCCCGGGACGGATCGGCAAGCAGTGCCGTGAGCGATGGACAAATCACGTGCGTCCCGGCATCAAG AAGGAGCACATCTGGACTGAGGCGGATGACATACTGCTGATCGACGCGCACAAGGTCCACGGAAACCGTTGGTCGTCGATCGCGAGGTGCCTGCCCGGCCGGTCGGAGAACGCCGTCAAGAATCACTGGAACGCGACAAGGCGGAGCCTCAAGTCGAAGCGCCGGTTCAAGAAGAAGACGAGCCAACAGGCCGCCCCGGGCCAGTTCACCCTCCTCGAGGAGTACATCCGCGACAAAATGATGGCTGACGAGAacgtggcgccgccgtctccatCGGCCGGCGTCGCGTATGACGGCCAGATCGTTCCAGGTGCCGCTGCAATGCTGGCCGTCTCCAGCCCACACGGGATGGGTCAGTACCTCCACCCAGCCAACGCGGCCGGGTCATCGTCCCAAGCAGGGATGATGAACCTGAGCGTGCCGTTGCCGGACCTCAACGCCTACAGCGGCGAGATGCTGGAGCGATACTACTACCCGACCTACAGCAACAACCTGCTGCCCTATGGACCAGAGCCGGCATTTCCGCAGATGTTTAGTGCCCAGGGACGCATGCATGCTGCATGCACGAACCTTAACTTGTTCCCGCTCCCCCAGCACCCCGGTGGCGGCTACTACGGCAGCGAGACGGGTCGCAGCAGCGCCGGTGGCAGCAGTGATCAGGACGAAGACGTGGCCCAGATGGCCTCCAGGGAGTTCCAGACGTCCGAGGACGAGGCCACACTGGACCTCACTGGCTTCAACTGA